A single genomic interval of Amycolatopsis albispora harbors:
- a CDS encoding fumarate reductase/succinate dehydrogenase flavoprotein subunit: MTEVERHSYDVVVIGAGGAGLRAVIEARQRGLSVAVVCKSLFGKAHTVMAEGGCAASMGNANERDNWQVHFRDTMRGGKFLNNWRMAELHAREAPDRVWELETYGALFDRTADGRISQRNFGGHTYPRLAHVGDRTGLELIRTMQQKIVSLQQEDFAEHGDYEAKIKVFAECTITELIKDGDRIAGAFGYYRESGRFVLFETPAVVLATGGIGKSFKVTSNSWEYTGDGHALALRAGATLINMEFVQFHPTGMVWPPSVKGILVTEGVRGDGGVLKNSDDKRFMFEYIPDVFKGQYADNEDEADRWYTNQEENRRTPDLLPRDEVARAINSEVKAGRGSPHGGVFLDIASRLPAEEIRKRLPSMYHQFKELADVDITAEPMEVGPTCHYVMGGIEVDPDTAASVVPGLFAAGECSGGMHGSNRLGGNSLSDLLVFGRRAGLGAASYVEGLERRPVVSQERVDAAAKMAVAPFDPPANGVEENPYTLHTELQQSMNDLVGIIRKAEEIEQALAKLAEIKQRVHQVVVEGHRQFNPGWHLALDLRNMLMVSECVAKAALMRTESRGGHTRDDHPQMDAQWRNRLLVCQVADGDDVVPGVTVTPKQQEPLRQDLLELFELSELEKYYTEEELTTHPGRQA, translated from the coding sequence TGGCCGAAGGCGGCTGCGCGGCGTCGATGGGCAACGCGAACGAGCGGGACAACTGGCAGGTGCACTTCCGCGACACCATGCGCGGCGGCAAGTTCCTGAACAACTGGCGCATGGCCGAACTGCACGCGCGGGAGGCGCCGGACCGCGTCTGGGAGCTGGAGACTTACGGCGCGTTATTCGACCGCACCGCCGACGGCCGGATCAGCCAGCGGAACTTCGGCGGGCACACCTATCCGCGGCTGGCGCACGTCGGTGACCGCACCGGGCTCGAGCTGATCCGCACCATGCAGCAGAAGATCGTTTCGCTGCAGCAGGAGGACTTCGCCGAGCACGGCGACTACGAGGCGAAGATCAAGGTGTTCGCCGAGTGCACGATCACCGAGCTGATCAAGGACGGCGACCGGATCGCCGGGGCGTTCGGTTACTACCGCGAGAGCGGCCGGTTCGTGTTGTTCGAGACACCGGCCGTGGTGCTGGCCACCGGCGGCATCGGCAAATCGTTCAAGGTCACCTCGAACTCCTGGGAGTACACCGGGGACGGTCACGCGCTGGCGCTGCGTGCCGGGGCGACGCTGATCAACATGGAGTTCGTCCAGTTCCACCCGACCGGCATGGTCTGGCCGCCGAGCGTGAAGGGCATCCTGGTCACCGAGGGCGTGCGCGGTGACGGCGGGGTGCTGAAGAACTCCGACGACAAGCGCTTCATGTTCGAGTACATCCCCGACGTGTTCAAGGGGCAGTACGCGGACAACGAGGACGAGGCCGATCGCTGGTACACCAACCAGGAGGAGAACCGGCGCACCCCGGACCTGCTGCCGCGCGACGAGGTGGCGCGGGCGATCAACTCCGAGGTCAAGGCGGGCCGGGGGTCCCCGCACGGCGGGGTGTTCCTGGACATCGCCAGCAGGCTGCCCGCCGAGGAGATCCGCAAGCGGCTGCCCTCGATGTACCACCAGTTCAAGGAACTGGCCGATGTGGACATCACCGCCGAGCCGATGGAGGTCGGCCCGACCTGCCACTACGTGATGGGCGGCATCGAGGTCGACCCGGACACCGCGGCTTCGGTGGTGCCCGGCCTGTTCGCCGCGGGCGAGTGCTCCGGCGGCATGCACGGCTCGAACCGGCTCGGCGGGAACTCGCTGTCGGACCTGCTGGTCTTCGGCAGGCGGGCGGGCCTCGGCGCGGCGTCCTATGTGGAGGGTCTGGAGCGACGGCCGGTGGTGTCGCAGGAGCGCGTCGACGCCGCGGCGAAGATGGCGGTGGCACCGTTCGACCCGCCGGCGAACGGGGTCGAGGAAAACCCGTACACCCTGCACACCGAGCTCCAGCAGTCGATGAACGACCTGGTCGGCATCATTCGCAAGGCCGAGGAGATCGAGCAGGCGCTGGCCAAGCTCGCCGAGATCAAGCAGCGCGTGCACCAGGTCGTGGTGGAGGGGCACCGGCAGTTCAACCCCGGCTGGCACCTGGCGCTGGACCTGCGGAACATGCTGATGGTCAGCGAATGCGTGGCCAAGGCGGCGCTGATGCGCACGGAAAGCCGCGGCGGGCACACCCGTGACGACCACCCGCAGATGGATGCCCAGTGGCGCAACCGGTTGCTGGTGTGCCAGGTGGCCGACGGCGACGACGTGGTGCCGGGCGTGACGGTGACGCCGAAGCAGCAGGAGCCGCTGCGCCAGGACCTGCTCGAGCTGTTCGAGCTGAGCGAGCTGGAGAAGTACTACACCGAGGAAGAGCTGACCACGCACCCGGGAAGGCAGGCCTGA